CCGCACCATAGACCACAACGGCTTTGTTAAAGGCAACCGTTATTACATGTCTAATTACGAGCGCGGTTTAACCATTCTTGATATTAGCGACCCTATTAACCCGCAAGAAGTAGGTTATTTCGATACTTTCCCAACATCAGATAATCCATCATTTAATGGTGCTTGGGGCGCTTATCCTTATTTACCGTCTGGCAATATTTTAATCAGCGACATTAATAGCGGCCTATACGTATTAAAAGACAACACTCGTGATAATAACGTTAATGTAGCGTTTGAAAGCACCGAATTAACTGCTGAGCGCGGTGATGAATTGCGTCTTGTTGTCACTAAGCCATCCGCAGTTAACGAACAAGCCAGTGTTGAATTTGAAATCATTAATGGTAGTGCACAACTTAATAGCGATATGAGCCAACGTAACAGCACACAAACGTTAACCTGGGCAGCCAAAGATACCGCTCCTAAAGTGATTGGCATAGCGCTTACTGAAAACGGTGAAACATCACTTAAAGACTTTTATATTCGCTTACACAACGCATCAGGCAACCTTGAAATTGGCGACAATCGTATTATGAAAGTCACAATTAATGGCCTTGCCAGCCAAGGCAAGGTTGGTTTTGTTCAAACAAGCCACACCTTCTCTGAAAAAACAGGTGATGTAAATATTGAATTAAGCCGCATGGGTGGCAGCCGTGGTCAAATTACCTTTGACTACCAAGTTGAATACCTAACAGCGAGCAGTGACGATATTTCTTTTGAGAATGGCACAGTAACTTGGGCTGAAGGCGACACAGCTAATAAAACCATTTCATTTAGCATTACGGACGATCAAGAAATTGAAGATGCCGAACGCTTTATTATCAAACTTACTAATAATGATGACAGCTTGTTAAGCAATCAACAGGTTGAAATCACCATTTCAGATGATGACAGCAATAGCGCACCTGAGGTATACGCAGGTAACGATATCGAACTGGCAACAAATGCATCAACGGTTTTAAATGCAGCAACTGCCAGCGATGATCGCACAGAACAACTCACTTATCAGTGGAAACGAGTATCTGGTGTTGCAATTAATATCACCAATGAAGACAGCTTAACGCCTAGCGTTTCTGCCACAAGCGACGCTGGAACTGCAGTTATTTCATTTACTGCTACCGATGAACATGGCGCAAGCAGCAGTGATGAATTAACCATTACCGTTGTTGCAGCGGTTGCTCCTCCAGAGCCAGAAAAATCGAGTTCATCGAGCGGTAGTTTACCTATTTACTTATTACTTCTGATGTCGCTGTTAGCAATTCGTAGAAGGTAAAACTATTAGATCTGTTGACTTAAAAAAAGCGCCAATTGGCGCTTTTTTGTTTTATGCTGTGGTTCGTTTATTTTTTAATGCGATACAACAAGTAATACGCGCAAGGTAATACCAACATACTCACCAGCGGACTTATCACCATACCGCCGAGCATCGGCGCTGCAATTTTTTGCATCACTTCACTGCCTGTGCCGCTCCCTAACATAATTGGTGTTAAGCCAATCACGATAGTCAGTACCGTCATCGCTTTTGGGCGAACCCGTTGAACCGAGCCTTGTTTTACCGCAGTTAAAATATCCTTATGCTGTTTTAACGCCTGATTAAGGTAAATCAGCATCACCACCCCAAACTCAGCAGCAACACCCGCAAGCGCAATCATACCCACCGCAACGGCCACGGATAACTGATAATCCAGCAAATAAACGAACCACAGTGAACCCGCCAATGCCATCGGTAACGTTAACATCACTAAGGTTGCTTGTAATGATGAGTTAAAGGCAAGGTAGAGAATGATAAAAATAATCGCCAGTGTAATTGGGATTAGTAATTCCAATTTACTGGTAACCCGCTCCATATATTCGTATTGGCCTGAAAATCGAATGCTGTGTTTAGCCGGTAGCAACAAGTCATTACCCAGAGCTGCTTTTGCAGCTGCTATGTAATCTCCAATAACCACATCTGGCGCTAAATCGACAAATGTCCACGCAATAAAACGGCCATTTTCGCTTTTAATCATCGCAGGACCATCTTTAATTTCAATATCAGCGACTTGCTCTAGCGTGACCCATGCACCCGTTGGTGATAAAAACGGTAATGTTTTTAGCTCTTCTATTTGATCACGATAACGGCGTGGGTAGCGCAAATTAATTGGAAAGCGCTCTTTGCCCTGCACCGACTGCCCAATACTCGCACCACCTAATGCATATTTTACTAACGTTTGGATGTCCGCAATATTCAAACCATATTTAGCCGCGTCTTTGCGTCTTGGCGAAATATCAATATAACGTCCTGACTGCGCCCGCTCAGCATAAGCAGATAAAGTACCCGGAACATCCGCTAAAATGCGCTCCACATCACGACCTATTTGCTCAATTTGCGCTAAATCATCGCCTGAGATTTGAATGCCAACTGGTGTTTTGACACCAGTTGATAACATATCAATTCGGGTTTTAATCGGTTGCACCCAGGCATTGGCAAGCCCCGGAAAATTAACACTTGCTTGTAACTCAGCAATAATGCTTTCAAGGGTGACTCCTTCGCGCCACTCACTCTTTGGTTTTAACTGAATGGTGGTTTCAAGCATAGTGAGCGGCGCAGGGTCGGTAGCCGTTTCCGCACGGCCTACTTTACCAAATACGCTAAGCACTTCTGGTTGAGTTTTAATTAAGCGGTCGGTTTGTTGCAGTATTTCACCCGCTTCCGCAATGGAAACTCCCGGCAGCGTGGTTGGCATGTAGAGTAAGTCTCCCTCTTCTAGCTCAGGCATAAACTCACTGCCTAATTTAGAAAGCGGGTAATAACTCGATGCCGCAATCACAATAGCAACCAATAGCGTAAATTTAGGTACTTTTAAGCAGAGGTCTAAAATCGGGCGGTAGATTGCTACTAATGCGCGAGTGAGGTAATTATTTTGCTCACTTGGAATATTACCACGCACCAAATACCCCATTAACACAGGCACTAAGGTCACGCTTAACAGTGCTGCAGCCGCCATCACAAAGGTTTTTGTATAGGCAAGCGGGCTAAATAATTTGCCTTCTTGTGCTTCAAGGGCAAACACCGGCATAAAGCTCACCGTAATTAAAATTAGCGAGAAGAAAAGCGCAGGCCCAACTTCCACAGCGGCTTTACTTACCAATTGCCAATGCGCTTTTCCCTTAGCGTTTTCGCCCGTTTCAGCGCGATACTGTTCAAGGTGTTTATGGCAGTTTTCCACCATCACAATGGCTGCATCAACTAAAGCGCCAATCGCAATCGCAATACCACCCAAACTCATAATATTGGCATTAATGCCCATTAAGCGCATTAGTATAAAGCCCGCTAATACCGCTAACGGTAAACAAATCACAGCCACTAGCGTTGAGCGTGCATGCATTAAAAAGATTAAGCACACCAAGGCAACAACAATCATTTCTTCAATCAGTTTTGACTGTAAATTTTCAACCGAACGTTCAATTAAGTTTGAGCGATCGTAAACCGTTACAATCTCAACGCCTTCAGGCAAGCTCGGGGTAATTTGCGCAATTTTCGCTTTCACATTGGCAATGGTTGTTAGCGCATTTTCGCCATCGCGCATCACCACAATACCACCAACCACTTCACCTTCACCGTTTAATTCGGCAATGCCTCGTCGCATTTGCGGGCCCAAACGAATGGTCGCAACATGCTCTAGCAATAACGGGCTACCGTCGTCATTAATAATGCCCAGGGGAATGGCTTTAAACGCAGCTAAATCGGTTAAAAAACCGCGACTGCGCACCATGTATTCGGCTTCGGCCATTTCAAGCACCGAGCCGCCCACCTCGCTGTTAGCATTTTCGATTGCTGACTTTACCTGTGTGAGCGTTACGCCGTACTGCATTAACCTCAGAGGCTCAACGACTACTTGATAGCTTTGTACCATGCCGCCAACGGTAGCAATTTCACTTACCCCTGCCACTGACTGCAATTCGTACTTTAAAAACCAATCTTGCAAAGTACGTAGCTGGGCTAAGTTTTGCTGACCTGTTTTGTCAATTAAGGCATATTGATAAACCCAACCAACCCCTGATGCATCGGGCCCTAAGGTTGGCTTAGCATCACTTGGTAAATTAGCGGTAACTTGGTTTAGATATTCCAACACCCGCGAGCGCGCCCAATACAAGTCGGTATCGTCTTCAAAAATAATGTAGACGTAAGAGTCACCAAAAAAGCTAAAACCTCGCACCGTTTTTGCTTTTGGTACCGCCATTAAACTGGTCGATAGCGGATACGTTACTTGCTCTTCAACTACTTCAGGGGCCTGCCCCGGAAAACTGGTTTTAACAATGACCTGCACATCCGATAAATCAGGAATGGCATCAAGCGGTGTTTGCTTTACCGAGTAAACGCCCAATATTGCTAGCATGGCAGCCAATAACAGCACCAATACTTTGTACTTTAAACTGGTTTGAATAATCCACTGCAACATAATCGCCTCCTAGTGTTGATGCGACTGCATTGCTTTAGCTGGTTTGCCATCTTGACTCATTTTCAAAATAGCCGAACGAATATTCGATTCGCTATCTATTAAGAATTGGCCAGAAGTTACCACTTGTTCACCTTGTGCTAGCCCTTGCATAATTTCAGCGCGGCCTTGGGTGATCATACCCACCATCACTTCACGCGAGACAAAGGTGCTATCGTGTTGTTCTACCACTACACGATTTTGCTTGCCAGTTCGAATAAGCGCTTCAACGGGAATATTAAGCACATCCTCCTTAGGGCCACCATAAATACGTACATTTGCTAGCATATCTGGCTTAAATGAACCGTTTTCATTATTTAAAGACAACCTAACCTTTAATGTACGGGTTTTAGGATCAAGCGCTGGATAGATATATTCAATCTTACCTTCAATGGCATAAACACCAATCGCAGGTAGGTCAAACTCAACCCACTTACCATTTTCCACCCAATCAATTTGATGCTCAAACACATCGGCTAACACCCACACCTGTGAAAGATCCGCCAAGGTCATTAGCTTTACGGCTGGCTGCACATACATACCTTCACGTATGCCAAGATCAGACACAATCGCATCATGTGGTGCGTAGTAAGGCACGCGAAACAATGACTCTTTAGTTTTCTCAACTTGGTCGATTAGTTTTTCAGACATACCTAATAAACGTAAACGTGTGCGACCACGTTCTTTCAAGCCTTTATTCGTTGGATTTGTTTTAAGCAGGGATAAATAATCGTCTTGGGCAACAATTAACTCAGGTGCATAAATTTCATAAAGTAGCTCACCTTTTTTTACGCGTGCGCCCAAAGTTTTAACTTGTAGGTTTTCAACCCAGCCCGTTGCTCTTGGGTGAATATGGGTTAGGCCATTTTCGTCATACTCAACCTTGCCAAAGGTCTCTATAAAACGCCACAATGTAGAACGCTCAACGGGTGCTTTGGTTAATGCCATGCTCTGCTGAGTATGCCCTGACACTGAAATAGCCACTTCTTCACTACTTTCAGGTGCTGAAAGCTCCACTAAGTCCATGCCACAAATTGGGCATTTGCCTGGGTGATCTTTAACGATATGGCTGTGCATTGGACAGACAAACTTTGTGCTTTTAGCGGGTGATTGTGTCAATTCATTTACCAGGTCAGGCGATGACACGTTTGCAAAACTCAGGCTTGTAAAAAGCGCTAAGCAAATAATTAATAAATTTTTCATAAACTTGGTTCTCAATTCAAATAAATAAGGTGTATTTGACGTTGGCAAATACGGCTTAAAATATTGAATTAAGCTATTGGCGGTATAATGCTAACTTGCAGTGGTGTTGGATAGTTTGAAAGCCCAATGGTAAGGTAGGCGAGCTCTTTTGCGATTGGCTCTGAGAAGGCGAATGCCGAAAAGACACAACATGAGGCATGGCATTTTGCACTGCAATCATTACAGGTTTCGCAATCATGCTTGGCCATTTCTTGCTGCATTTGGCTGTCATCACAACAACTGTGATTTGAGTTTTCTGTGCTTTTTTCTACTTGATGCATTTCAGCGCACGACATTTCCTCCCCTTGCATACTGTTCGCCGCAAGTGGATTTAGAAAAATACTGAAAATAAGCATTAAATATAAAATTCGCATAACGCAAAAAGTATACGTGATTGTACAAAACTTAGCTAGCCCCAAGGCGAGCATCTGTTGTTACTGCAACTTCGTTTTATAACGCAAATCCGTAGGTCCTAGATACTAAAGATCAATACCAAAACAATGCGCTCGAAATTAAAATATCGCTTTTAACATATTAATAACCATATAGATCAGCATATTTAACTAACATAGCCATCTAGATGTTATAAAATATACATACACTCATTTTCATCTTTGCAATTAAATTAAACGACTAATGGTAAAAAACCAAAAACATGCAATTCTGTACGCCTTATCAGCGGTCTTTTTATGGTCGACGGTAGCTACTGCTTTTAAACTCGCATTGATGCAACTTACACCACTTCAGTTGGTGTTTTATGCCTCTGCATTTAGCTGGTTGTTTTTGGCTATATTTTTACTTGTGAACGGTGACTACAAACACGTCAAAACGGCGTTTATAACTAAACCTTTACTGTATTTAAAATTAGGCATACTTAATCCATTTTTGTATTACCTCATTCTGTTTAAAGCGTATGATTTACTACCCGCACAGCAAGCGCAGGCACTCAATTACACGTGGGCGATTGCACTAAGTTTGCTTGCAGTACCAATGCTCGGTCAACGCCTACGAAAAGTTGATATTGCCGCATTGCTTTTTGCCTATTTAGGTGTGCTGATTATTAGTACAAAAGGGCAATTTACTGAGCTTAATTTTGAAAGCCCGCTGGGTGTTGGGCTTGCTTTATTATCCACACTACTTTGGGCACTGTATTGGATTTTTAGTACCAAAAACACTGATAAACCAGTAATTAGTTTATTTATTTGTTTTTCTATCGGCTTACCATTTATTGCCTTAGTACTGACTTGGCAAAACGCTTGGCAAATTCCTACAGGCAAAGCTTGGCTAGCAGCAGCTTATGTTGGGTTATTTGAAATGGGTATTACATTTGTGCTGTGGTTAATGGCAATGAAAAAAGCTGAAAACACAGCGAGTGTTAGTAACTTAATTTTTATTTCGCCGTTTTTATCACTTATCTTTATCTACACCTTACTGGGAGAAGCAATTCATTCCACCACGATTATAGGTTTAGGTTTTATAGTGTGTGGTTTGGCAATACAAAAGTTAGTAAAAGCCAAACGCTAGCAGGTTAAACCACCAAAATTGCGCTACAGTTAGCGTTATCTATATTACTTGATTGATTTAAAACAGGGCTTTCATGCCTATTGTTGATATACTATAAAACCCTAAAAGTTTTAACTTGCTAACAAGGCAATGGAACGTTTTTCATTAATGTATGTACGATTTGTATGAAATAAAACATTTTTACAGCTCTTTTCTTGGCCGCCTCTTTATCATTATTGTTGCGCTAATTTTTGTTTTAGCAACAACGCTTGTCGCTATGCATTATCAAAATCATTTGGCCAAAGTCGATGAGAAAATAAGAGCACACTCAGAATTCATTATGGATTCTTCAGTTACTCAGCTAGAACAACATTTAGTCGTGTTTACTATGGCTGAAAGATTGCTATCAGAGCTAAAGCAACCATACACTCAGCAAGCGTTGGCACAAATAAACCAAGAAACGTTCGCCAACTTTCCCCGCTATTTGAATGTAAGTTACTTCCAACTTACTAATAATCAGCAGCTAACGGCGTTACACACAACCCGAAAAACCTCTGCTAAGCCTGCAACAAATTTATCTGAGCTTGGCATTAAGCAGGTTATTCAAAGTAATAAATTGCTGTTTAGTATTCCGTATTACGAAGCAAACGATGGCTCACTGCGCATGGCGATTAGCTATTTATCGCAGTTAAGCAATGCTCAACCTCCGCTTTTAATGGTTGCTGAGATAAATTTACACTCACAATATAACCCATGGCGTTACAATATTTTAGATAAAGGCATGGAGATATTGGTTACACAAAAACCACGCATTAAAGATCAGTATTGGAGCCTTTACCACACAGCACCAAAGTCACTGCATGGTGATATTGGTAACGCCTACAACCAACCTATGCCACCTGCATTTGTTGCCTACGTAAATAAAAGCGTTCAAAAAGCCACTGGCCGACCAGTCGATAAGTACTTACAAAGTGATGGCGTGTCTATTTACACCAACCGCACTCAAGGTATTGCCAATGTAAGAGTTGGCATTTCCTACAATACGCATTTTAATACTTTTATTGCGGTTAGAGTACCGTTAATAACCATCTACAACGAAGTAAGCAACTTTGCCAGTTGGATTGGCGCGTTTGGTTTGCTTACTATTGTTGCCACTTTTTTTATTACGCGACACTTATACCGACTTGATCTTGGCTACAAAAACAAACTCTATCAACAAGCCAACTTCGACAAACTCACCAAACTAGCGAACCGCTATTTCTTTGATAACACATTAGTTAATGAACAAATTCATAATCAAGGTCGCTACACCCTTTTGTGTATCGATCTAGACAACTTTAAACATATTAATGACCGATTTGGTCGCCACACTGGCGACAAAACCTTACAACTGATTGCCGAACGCATATCGCAATCTTGCCCATCAAACGCTTTGCCGGTACGTACCGGCGGCGATGAGTTTTTTGTTATTTTACAAACAGTTGATCGCAATATAAGTAGCTCGTTAGCACGCAACATTTTAAACGCTATTGAGCAATCAATGATGCTCGATAATTTACAGCTTTCAATAACCGCAAGTATCGGCATTTACCATGCCGATGAACATATTGATCCACAAACTGCTGAAGTTTATGCTGAAATAGCCATGTTCGAAGCTAAAAAGCTAAAAAATCGTTACTGTTTTTTTGACAAAGGCTTGGCTGAGCAATTACATCAACGCGTAGATATTGAAACTGAACTAAAGCATGCAATTGAAAATAAAGAGCTTTATTTAACCTATCAGCCACAAATTTGCTCTGCTCACGGCTCAGTTAAGGGTGCTGAAGTTCTGTTGCGCTGGCACAATAGAAAGCTCGGCTTAATTGCACCAGATAAATTTATTCCAATCGCAGAAGAAACAGGGCTAATTGCCGATATCGGGGAGTTTGTTATTCAACAAGCGCTTTACGATTATGCGCAACATTTGAAATACACTGAAATCAGTTTATCAATAAATGTATCGGCGTATCAGCTAATGTACACACCGCTATTTGATATTCTTAAGCATCATGTCGAGCATTACCAAATCTCACCAAATCGCGTGATTTTAGAAGTAACTGAATCTATTTTTATTGAAGATAAAGGCGCGGTGCAGGGCTTGTTTGAAAAACTAATGAGCTATGGCTTTTTAATTTCACTCGATGATTTTGGTACAGGTTATTCATCACTTTCTCAAATGCGAGACTACCCAATTCACGAGTTAAAAATCGATCGCAGCTTTATCACTCATATCCATGAAAAAGATCAAGATGCGGCACTATTGCATCAGATTGTTTCCATTGCCAAATGCCACGATATTGTCACCGTAGCAGAAGGCATTGAAGTTACAGCCCAACATGAAATAGTGCGCACCTTAGGCATAGACATAGAACAAGGCTATTTGTATGCCAAACCGTTAGAAATCGATGCGCTAAAAGCGTATTTAGCTGCTAACACGCTAACCCAACAGGCCTGCTGTTAACGACGCTTTTTCGGCACCCAAGCCCAACGCATTTCGCAATGTATTGGGCTATCACCACTTTCATCAGACAGGACTACAGGCACAATTAAGTCCCCTTTCTCATCACTGCTGATTGCTGTGATCACTTGAGATGATAGCTGCGCTGTTGCCGTTATATCACCTTGCATGCGCTTATTATATTCTAGCGTCATTGATTTCAGTAACGGTAAGTGGCTATCAGGCACATTCATACCAAACACTATGCCCGACGCTGATTCAGCAGCTAATGCTGCACCAACCGCATGAATACCACCAATATGGTTTTGTACTCGCTTTTTATTTGCAAGTTTAACCACTACTTTGTCATTACTAATCGATAAAACCCGTAGTTTTGCAGTGCCCGCAAATTTAACCTGACTGGTAAACAACTTAGTCAGTAAAAATTCATGGGTCGACTTTGGCAGTTTATAGATTTTATTAACAAGCTTGCTTAATTTATTTGCCATACTATTTTTTCAACTCAACTGGTTTGACCACCTAGATTACCGCAACCAAACTCAAACAGCAAAATATCAAATAGCTAAATACTATTTCACTGACAATCCAATAAGTTGCATAGTGTGTTTTTAATTTTTTGACGTAAGCATTATGACCCTAGAAACGCTACTTGAACAACTTAAGACTTCTCCTGAAAGTGTTACTTTTCAACAGGTAATTGCTGTGATTGAGACCACGTACAACTATACAGCACAAACATTTACCAATGGCGAGCTAATAAATAACGCTGGTGAAAATGCGGGTAGCTGCAAAATTTTCAGCTTTGCAAAGCTTAACAACTTAAATGAAGAGCAAACGCTAAACTGCTTTGGCGATTACTACCGAGTAGATGTGTTACAACACCCAAGTGGTGACGATCACCAAAATATTCGCAACTTTATAAAAACAGGTTGGGCGGGTGTGAACTTCGCTAAAAGTGCGCTTGAAGTAAAATAACCGCATAAAAAAACCAGCAAGCTGCTGGTTTTTTATTAACTAATCTTAGTGATTAAAACGGAATATCATCATCAAAATCAATTGGTGGTTCCATTGGGTTTGATGCGCCGCCTTGTGGTGCATTTTGCTTAGGTGCAAAGCCCCCTGATTGCTGCTGTGGCGCAAAACCACCAGATTGTTGCTGACCACCTTGCTGCGGTGCAAAACCGCCAGACTGCTGTGCTGGCGCAGATTGCTGCTGAGCAGGTTGCTGGTTAAAGCCACCTTGTTGCTGTTGAGCACCTTGGTTAAAACCTTGTGATTGTTGTGGTGCAAAACCTGATTGCTGTTGATTCTGCTGTTGGAAACCACCACCAGAATTGCTACCCGCGTTATCACCGCGGCCACCTAGCATTTGCATTTGACCAGTAAAGCCATCAACCACAATTTCAGTTGTATACTTTTCTTGGCCTTGCTGATCTTGCCACTTACGCGTTTGTAATTTACCTTCAACGTAAATTTGCGAACCTTTACGACAATATTCACCAACAACTTCAGCTAACTTGCCAAAAAACACCACACGGTGCCATTCGGTTTTATCGACTAACTGACCCGTGTTTTTATCTTTATAACTGTCAGACGTTGCAAGTGTGATATTGGCAACTGCGTTACCGTTTGGCATATATCTCACTTCTGGATCCTGGCCTAAATTACCAACTAGGATCACTTTGTTAATACCACGAGCCATGGTCTGTCTCCTTTAATTAAACTATACCTGCAACCGCTTTTGCTTGTTGCAAATCGAATTCTGATTCTTTTACTTTTAAGTATGTACGATTTTCTTCAAGTACTACTGTTGTTTCTAATACACCCGGTAAATCAGCAAGGTCATTTGCTAACTTTTCGGCTGCTTTTTCAGGGTCAAAATTTTCTTTCTCCCCTTGTAATTCAGTGAGTAAGCTTATCAGCTTACTTTTTGGTGGTACTTCCATTCCCCACGCTATAGCAAACCATATTACCCCAACCAAGGTTGCTGCGGCAAATACTGTCTGAGCATCGCTCACTTGCGCAAAATACCCACCAATAATACCGCCTAAAAACGCGCCTAAAAACTGGGTAGAACTAAAAGCGCCCATTGCAGATCCCTTTTGGCCTGCAGGAGAAATGCGCGCAACCAATGCCGGCATTGTGGCTTCTAAAAAGTTAAACGCTATAAAATAAATAAGCATGCACACGCCAATAATAAGTGCGCTTGAACCAAACAAACTTAAGCTCATTAAACTTGCGACAATCAGTGC
This region of Pseudoalteromonas spongiae UST010723-006 genomic DNA includes:
- a CDS encoding efflux RND transporter permease subunit — its product is MLQWIIQTSLKYKVLVLLLAAMLAILGVYSVKQTPLDAIPDLSDVQVIVKTSFPGQAPEVVEEQVTYPLSTSLMAVPKAKTVRGFSFFGDSYVYIIFEDDTDLYWARSRVLEYLNQVTANLPSDAKPTLGPDASGVGWVYQYALIDKTGQQNLAQLRTLQDWFLKYELQSVAGVSEIATVGGMVQSYQVVVEPLRLMQYGVTLTQVKSAIENANSEVGGSVLEMAEAEYMVRSRGFLTDLAAFKAIPLGIINDDGSPLLLEHVATIRLGPQMRRGIAELNGEGEVVGGIVVMRDGENALTTIANVKAKIAQITPSLPEGVEIVTVYDRSNLIERSVENLQSKLIEEMIVVALVCLIFLMHARSTLVAVICLPLAVLAGFILMRLMGINANIMSLGGIAIAIGALVDAAIVMVENCHKHLEQYRAETGENAKGKAHWQLVSKAAVEVGPALFFSLILITVSFMPVFALEAQEGKLFSPLAYTKTFVMAAAALLSVTLVPVLMGYLVRGNIPSEQNNYLTRALVAIYRPILDLCLKVPKFTLLVAIVIAASSYYPLSKLGSEFMPELEEGDLLYMPTTLPGVSIAEAGEILQQTDRLIKTQPEVLSVFGKVGRAETATDPAPLTMLETTIQLKPKSEWREGVTLESIIAELQASVNFPGLANAWVQPIKTRIDMLSTGVKTPVGIQISGDDLAQIEQIGRDVERILADVPGTLSAYAERAQSGRYIDISPRRKDAAKYGLNIADIQTLVKYALGGASIGQSVQGKERFPINLRYPRRYRDQIEELKTLPFLSPTGAWVTLEQVADIEIKDGPAMIKSENGRFIAWTFVDLAPDVVIGDYIAAAKAALGNDLLLPAKHSIRFSGQYEYMERVTSKLELLIPITLAIIFIILYLAFNSSLQATLVMLTLPMALAGSLWFVYLLDYQLSVAVAVGMIALAGVAAEFGVVMLIYLNQALKQHKDILTAVKQGSVQRVRPKAMTVLTIVIGLTPIMLGSGTGSEVMQKIAAPMLGGMVISPLVSMLVLPCAYYLLYRIKK
- a CDS encoding efflux RND transporter periplasmic adaptor subunit, coding for MKNLLIICLALFTSLSFANVSSPDLVNELTQSPAKSTKFVCPMHSHIVKDHPGKCPICGMDLVELSAPESSEEVAISVSGHTQQSMALTKAPVERSTLWRFIETFGKVEYDENGLTHIHPRATGWVENLQVKTLGARVKKGELLYEIYAPELIVAQDDYLSLLKTNPTNKGLKERGRTRLRLLGMSEKLIDQVEKTKESLFRVPYYAPHDAIVSDLGIREGMYVQPAVKLMTLADLSQVWVLADVFEHQIDWVENGKWVEFDLPAIGVYAIEGKIEYIYPALDPKTRTLKVRLSLNNENGSFKPDMLANVRIYGGPKEDVLNIPVEALIRTGKQNRVVVEQHDSTFVSREVMVGMITQGRAEIMQGLAQGEQVVTSGQFLIDSESNIRSAILKMSQDGKPAKAMQSHQH
- a CDS encoding DMT family transporter; its protein translation is MVKNQKHAILYALSAVFLWSTVATAFKLALMQLTPLQLVFYASAFSWLFLAIFLLVNGDYKHVKTAFITKPLLYLKLGILNPFLYYLILFKAYDLLPAQQAQALNYTWAIALSLLAVPMLGQRLRKVDIAALLFAYLGVLIISTKGQFTELNFESPLGVGLALLSTLLWALYWIFSTKNTDKPVISLFICFSIGLPFIALVLTWQNAWQIPTGKAWLAAAYVGLFEMGITFVLWLMAMKKAENTASVSNLIFISPFLSLIFIYTLLGEAIHSTTIIGLGFIVCGLAIQKLVKAKR
- a CDS encoding putative bifunctional diguanylate cyclase/phosphodiesterase codes for the protein MDSSVTQLEQHLVVFTMAERLLSELKQPYTQQALAQINQETFANFPRYLNVSYFQLTNNQQLTALHTTRKTSAKPATNLSELGIKQVIQSNKLLFSIPYYEANDGSLRMAISYLSQLSNAQPPLLMVAEINLHSQYNPWRYNILDKGMEILVTQKPRIKDQYWSLYHTAPKSLHGDIGNAYNQPMPPAFVAYVNKSVQKATGRPVDKYLQSDGVSIYTNRTQGIANVRVGISYNTHFNTFIAVRVPLITIYNEVSNFASWIGAFGLLTIVATFFITRHLYRLDLGYKNKLYQQANFDKLTKLANRYFFDNTLVNEQIHNQGRYTLLCIDLDNFKHINDRFGRHTGDKTLQLIAERISQSCPSNALPVRTGGDEFFVILQTVDRNISSSLARNILNAIEQSMMLDNLQLSITASIGIYHADEHIDPQTAEVYAEIAMFEAKKLKNRYCFFDKGLAEQLHQRVDIETELKHAIENKELYLTYQPQICSAHGSVKGAEVLLRWHNRKLGLIAPDKFIPIAEETGLIADIGEFVIQQALYDYAQHLKYTEISLSINVSAYQLMYTPLFDILKHHVEHYQISPNRVILEVTESIFIEDKGAVQGLFEKLMSYGFLISLDDFGTGYSSLSQMRDYPIHELKIDRSFITHIHEKDQDAALLHQIVSIAKCHDIVTVAEGIEVTAQHEIVRTLGIDIEQGYLYAKPLEIDALKAYLAANTLTQQACC
- a CDS encoding DUF4442 domain-containing protein translates to MANKLSKLVNKIYKLPKSTHEFLLTKLFTSQVKFAGTAKLRVLSISNDKVVVKLANKKRVQNHIGGIHAVGAALAAESASGIVFGMNVPDSHLPLLKSMTLEYNKRMQGDITATAQLSSQVITAISSDEKGDLIVPVVLSDESGDSPIHCEMRWAWVPKKRR
- a CDS encoding HopJ type III effector protein, whose protein sequence is MTLETLLEQLKTSPESVTFQQVIAVIETTYNYTAQTFTNGELINNAGENAGSCKIFSFAKLNNLNEEQTLNCFGDYYRVDVLQHPSGDDHQNIRNFIKTGWAGVNFAKSALEVK
- the ssb gene encoding single-stranded DNA-binding protein, whose product is MARGINKVILVGNLGQDPEVRYMPNGNAVANITLATSDSYKDKNTGQLVDKTEWHRVVFFGKLAEVVGEYCRKGSQIYVEGKLQTRKWQDQQGQEKYTTEIVVDGFTGQMQMLGGRGDNAGSNSGGGFQQQNQQQSGFAPQQSQGFNQGAQQQQGGFNQQPAQQQSAPAQQSGGFAPQQGGQQQSGGFAPQQQSGGFAPKQNAPQGGASNPMEPPIDFDDDIPF